In Canis lupus dingo isolate Sandy chromosome 12, ASM325472v2, whole genome shotgun sequence, the following proteins share a genomic window:
- the LOC125752306 gene encoding tropomyosin alpha-4 chain-like, producing the protein MKIEQPEAATLTQMKLVILEGELERSEERAEVAESRARQLEEELRTMDQALKSLMASEEEYSTKEDKYEEEIRLLEEKLKEAETRAEFAERSVAKLEKTIDDLEETLASAKEENVEIHQTLDETLLELNNL; encoded by the exons ATGAAAATAGAACAGCCAGAGGCAGCGACGCTTACCCAGAT GAAGCTGGTGATCCTGGAAGGAGAGCTGGAGCGCtcagaagagagagcagaggtgGCTGAGAGCCGAGCCaggcagctggaggaggagctcCGAACCATGGACCAGGCCCTCAAGTCCCTGATGGCCTCAGAGGAGGAGTATTccaccaaagaagataaatatgaaGAGGAGATCAGACTGCTGGAGGAGAAGCTAAAAGAGGCTGAGACCCGAGCAGAGTTTGCCGAGAGGTCTGTGGCAAAGTTGGAGAAGACTATCGATGACCTGGAAGAGACCTTGGCCAGTGCCAAGGAGGAGAACGTGGAGATTCACCAGACTCTCGACGAGACCCTGCTGGAGCTCAACAACCTGTGA